A portion of the Juglans microcarpa x Juglans regia isolate MS1-56 chromosome 1D, Jm3101_v1.0, whole genome shotgun sequence genome contains these proteins:
- the LOC121256752 gene encoding 40S ribosomal protein S18-like, which produces MSLVANEEFQHILRVLNTNVDGKQKIMFALTSIKGIGRRLANIVCKKADVDMNKRAGELTAAELDNLMVIVANPRQFKIPDWFLNRKKDYKDGKYSQVVSNALDMKLRDDLERLKKIRNHRGLRHYWGLRVRGQHTKTTGRRGKTVGVSKKR; this is translated from the exons ATG TCTCTGGTAGCGAATGAGGAATTCCAGCACATTTTGCGTGTGCTGAACACAAACGTGGATGGGAAGCAGAAGATAATGTTCGCGCTTACCTCCATCAAAGGTATCGGTCGCCGGCTCGCCAACATTGTCTGCAAGAAAGCTGATGTAGACATGAACAAGCG AGCTGGTGAGTTGACGGCTGCTGAGCTTGATAACCTCATGGTGATCGTTGCAAACCCTCGCCAGTTCAAGATTCCTGACTGGTTTCTGAACAGGAAGAAGGATTATAAGGATGGCAAGTATTCCCAGGTTGTCTCCAATGCTTTGGACATGAAGCTCAGAGATGATCTTGAGCGTTTGAAGAAGATCAG GAACCATCGTGGTCTGCGACATTACTGGGGTCTTCGAGTGCGTGGACAGCACACAAAGACAACTGGCCGCCGTGGGAAGACTGTTGGTGTCTCAAAGAAGCGTTga